In Erythrobacter sp. KY5, the DNA window ATCGCGTGCGGGTTCGGCATTTCCAGCTTCATGCGGCCAAGCGAATTTCCAGGCCCCGGCTGCTGGACAACCGTGATCCATCCATTGCTGCCACGCGTGGCCGTATAGCCGTTGGCGCGCGCCCAGCCCGGATTGCCGAGCACGCGTTCGCCGAGCCCTTCGCCCTTCACGATTGATTGCGGCACTGTCCAGGTGGGATTGAAGACGACGCCTTCCACCATCTCTGCAAGCTGCGGGGTAGCGGTACGACCCGGCTTGCCGACAACCGTGCGATAGGTGCTGATGATGCGGTCGCGCACGGTCAGGCGAAGCTGAAATTCGGGCACGTTGGTGATGAGGTATTGCGTGCCAAGATCGCGCGCGAGCCAGCGCCAGCGGTCCATATTGGCGCGGATCAGCTTGCGCTTACCGGTCTCATCCGCAGGCGTCACCGCCAGTTCTTCGCGAAGGCGCGCATAGTCCGGGTGGGTGGGGTTCAGCTTGGCCAGCACGCCCGCGACATCGCCCGTTTCGAGAGCTTCGGTCAGCAGATCGCCGGTGCGATATGTGTCGCGGTCGGGATCGACGACGAACCATTGCACACGCGCAGACATCGGCGTGCGCCCATCGCGCAGATCTTCGACCAGCCAGACAAAGCTCTCCGACGCAGTCGCATCGAGCGTTTCCGAGCGGCCTTGCCCGACGAGCGCCTTGAGCTGGGTCAGATTGTATTCGGCAGGTTCCAGTCCCTCGGCCCCGATACCCTCTATCACGTCGATCAGGGCGTTGACCTGACTGACCTCCCATTCCTGAACCATCGGACCGGGAGGCGCGAGGTCGCCTTGGATCAGAGGCTCGGAAACCATGCGCGGGAACGCTTCATCGAAGCTGGCATCAGCAGGCGTTTCGGTCTGTTGCTGGCCTTCGGCGGACTGCGCCGGGGCCGGTGCGGCCTCATCCTGCGCGAGCGCCCCGCTAGCCAATAGAGCCGCACCCGCGACACCGGCTGCCAAGCTGCTGACCCAATTCTGCATGTTTCTCAATCCCTTTGCGCGCAGCCGTCTCACAGCCGGGCGGCGAATGCGCGTCGTCTTCGGATATACCCCGGTTTCACGAGCGCTATCAAGCAAATCAGCTTGCCCTCAGCTTAATCGGTGCACAATCAGAGCGCGCGCGATACGTGACGCAGACCCACACTGACACTAAAGCGAAGCGACGATGAGCGAGCCCTCTCCCCTCTCCCGGCTGATCCCCTTCGCCATCGCGGCGCTGGGCGTGGGATGCCTGTCGACCATGGACGCTTTCATGAAGGAAGCCGCGCTTGCGACAGGGACCTATACGGCCACCATCTTGCGCTCGCTCATCGGTGCGGCGATCATCGCGCCGTTCTGGCTTTGGCAGCGCACGGGCTGGCCTAAATGGGCGACGTTAAAGCTTCATATCGAACGCGGGATCATTTCGGCATTCATGGCGCTGACCTTCTTCTATGCGCTGACCAAGCTCCCGCTCGCCGAATCCATAGCAATCAGCTTCATCGCCCCACTGATCGCACTCTACCTGGCGAGGATATTGCTGGGAGAGGTGATCCAGCCCAAGGCGATCTTCGCAAGCCTGCTGGGCTTTGCAGGGACGATCGTGATCATCAGCGGCAAGATCGGGCAGGACAGTTTCGACAATGACGCAGCGCTTGGCCTTGCATCGCTGCTCGTCTCGGCGCTGCTGTATTCCTATAATTTCATCGTCATCCGGCGGCAGTCGCAAGTAGCAGGACCGGTCGAGATCGCCACCTTCCATAGCGGGGTTGGCGGCGCGGTTCTTTTGCTCGGCACGCCGTTCTTCGCGACGCCAATCGCTAGCGAGGCGATCCTGCCGCTGGTTTTTGCCGGGGTTCTGACCGTATGCGGCGCCATGGCCTTTGCGTGGGCATACGCAAGAGCGGAGGCGCAGGCGCTGGTCCCGATCGAATATTCGGGCTTTTTGTGGGCGAGCGTGCTTGGCTGGCTCTTCTTCCGCGAGGCAGTCACGATCCCCACGATGGCGGGCACGGCGCTGATCGTGACGGGGTGCTGGCTGGCGACACGAAAGGGCCGCGCACGCCAGCCCGCACCCGCCTGAGCGTGCACGTGGGCAGATTCGACTAGCAAAAGGTCGCAAATCGGGCGCTTCCCCTTGACCTAGCCCCTTCTCTCTAGCAGTTGCAGCGACAGATTTTCCGCCCGCAAATGGGATCACATTCGCGGGCCCCTAAAAAGGATGGATACCCCATGACAGCCACCGGCAAGGACACCCTTTCGACGCGTTCCACCCTCGATGTGAACGGCAAGAGCTACGCTTACTATTCGCTCGCCAAAGCGGCCGATCAGCTGGGCGATGTGTCGAAGCTCCCGACCTCGATGAAAGTCCTGCTGGAAAACCTGCTGCGCTTCGAGGACGAAGGTTTCACCGTGGGCCGCGATCACATTCAGGCAATCGTCGACTGGCAGAACGACCCCAAGACCGGTAACGAGATCCAGTATCGCCCGGCGCGCGTTCTGCTGCAGGACTTCACCGGCGTGCCTTGCGTCGTTGACCTTGCCGCGATGCGTGATGCGATCAAGGCTCTTGGCGGCGATACGCAGAAGATCAATCCGCAGGTGCCTGTCGATCTCGTGATCGACCACTCGGTCATGGTCGACGAGTTTGGCCACCCCAAGGCGATGGAAGCCAACATGGCGCTCGAATATGAGCGTAATGCGGAACGCTACGACTTCCTCAAATGGGGTTCGAAGAGCTTCAAGAACTTCACCGCCGTGCCTCCGGGAACCGGTATCTGCCATCAGGTGAACCTTGAATATATCGGCCGCGGCGTGTGGTCGTCCGAAGATGCGGACGGCAACATGGTCGCCTACCCCGATACGTGCGTGGGCACTGACAGTCACACCACAATGATCAACGGCCTTGGCGTTCTGGGCTGGGGCGTCGGCGGGATCGAAGCCGAAGCCGCGATGCTCGGTCAGCCGATCTCTATGCTCATTCCCGAAGTTGTCGGCTTCAAGCTGACGGGCAAGATGGCCGAAGGCGTGACCGCGACCGACCTTGTGCTCACCTGTGTCCAGATGCTGCGCGAAGTGGGCGTCGTTGGGCGCTTCGTCGAATTCTACGGCGAGGGCGTTGCCAATCTCACCCTTGCCGACCGCGCGACCATCGCCAACATGGCGCCTGAATATGGCGCGACTTGCGGCTTCTTCGGCATCGACGACAAGACGATTGAATACCTGCGCCTCACCGGCCGCAGCGAAGAAGAAATCGCGCTTGTCGAAGCCTATTCCAAGGAACAGGGCATGTGGTTCGATCCGGCCAATGAGCCGGTCTTTACCAAAACGCTTGAACTCGACGTATCCTCGGTCGTCCCGAGCCTGGCCGGTCCCAAGCGCCCGCAGGACCGCGTGATCCTTCCCGAAGTTGACGAACTGTTCAATGGCGAGCTCAAGACCGTTTACAACAAGGCGGGCGCAGAGCGCACCCCGGTCGATGGCAAGGACCACGATATTGGCGATGGCGACGTGGTAATCGCCGCGATCACCTCGTGCACCAACACCTCCAACCCCGACGTGCTGATCGCAGCCGGCCTCGTCGCCAAGAAGGCGAATGAGCGCGGCATGAAGCCTAAGCCCTGGGTGAAAACCAGCCTTGCACCGGGATCGCAGGTGGTAACCGACTATCTCGAAAAGTCGGGCCTGCAGGACGATCTCAACGCGATCGGCTTTGACCTTGTCGGCTATGGCTGCACCACCTGCATCGGCAATAGCGGTCCGCTCGCGCCGCCGATCAGCGCCGCCATCAATGGCAACGACATCGTCGCGGCCAGCGTGCTTTCGGGCAATCGCAACTTCGAAGGCCGCGTCTCGCCTGACGTGCGCGCCAACTTTCTCGCCTCGCCGCCGCTGGTCGTCGCCTACGCGCTGAAGGGCACGGTGACAGAGGACATCACCACCACTCCGATCGGACAGGACCAAGACGGCAACGACGTTATGCTTGCCGACCTGTGGCCGACCAACGCCGAAGTCGCAGAGCACCGCGCGGCCAATATCGACCGCTCAATGTTCGTGAACCGCTATGCCAACGTCTATGACGGTGACGAGCACTGGCAGGCCATCACGGTTGAACCGTCGGACACCTATCAGTGGCGCGCCGGTTCGACCTATGTCGCAAACCCGCCCTACTTCGAAGGCATGGACATGACCCCTGCCCCGATCACTGACATCGTCGATGCAAAGCCGCTCGCGATCCTCGGCGACAGCGTCACCACCGACCACATCTCCCCCGCAGGTGCGATCAAGGAAGATTCGCCCGCAGGTGAATACCTCAAATCGAACCAGGTGCAGAAGAAGGACTTCAACTCCTACGGCTCGCGCCGCGGCAACCACGATGTGATGATGCGCGGCACCTTCGCCAACATCCGCATCCGCAACGAAATGGTCCCCGGCGTCGAGGGCGGATACACCACCTATAACGGCGAGCAGATGCCGATCTACGATGCTGCCATGAAGCACAAGGCGGACGGCACGCAGCTGATCGTCGTGGGCGGCAAGGAATACGGCACCGGCTCCTCGCGCGACTGGGCGGCGAAAGGCACGATCCTTCTGGGCGTTCGCGCGGTCATCGTCGAAAGCTTCGAGCGTATTCACCGGTCGAACCTCGTCGGAATGGGTGTTCTGCCGCTTCAGTTCGAGGAAGGCACCACGCGCGAAACGCTTGAGCTCGATTCGGACTGCACCTTCTCGATAAAGGGCCTTGCAGACCTTACGCCGGGCCAGACCGTGGAAATCGAAGCCACCCGCGGCGACGGCACGACCTTCACCTTCAATGCGCTTTGCCGTATCGATACGGCGAACGAAATGGAGTATTATCGCAACGGCGGCATTCTCCAATACGTGCTGCGCAAGCTCGCCGCTTAAGGAGCAGACATGATCGAATCGCGCCTTTTCCTGTCCTCGCTTACCGTTCTCGCCCTCGCGGCCTGCGCGCCGAGCAAGGATAAGGACGAGGGGCGCGATTCGGCACCGCCACTCGGCTACGAACTGGCGATGGCGAAAGAAGCCATCCCGGGCGTGGCCGCGACGGCGGCGGTGGTTGACCTGTCGGTCGATGAGCTTCGTGCCCGGCTCGATTCCGGCGGCAC includes these proteins:
- a CDS encoding L,D-transpeptidase family protein, with the protein product MQNWVSSLAAGVAGAALLASGALAQDEAAPAPAQSAEGQQQTETPADASFDEAFPRMVSEPLIQGDLAPPGPMVQEWEVSQVNALIDVIEGIGAEGLEPAEYNLTQLKALVGQGRSETLDATASESFVWLVEDLRDGRTPMSARVQWFVVDPDRDTYRTGDLLTEALETGDVAGVLAKLNPTHPDYARLREELAVTPADETGKRKLIRANMDRWRWLARDLGTQYLITNVPEFQLRLTVRDRIISTYRTVVGKPGRTATPQLAEMVEGVVFNPTWTVPQSIVKGEGLGERVLGNPGWARANGYTATRGSNGWITVVQQPGPGNSLGRMKLEMPNPHAIFFHDTPSRHLFANANRALSHGCIRTERALELAITMAILGKGATRDEAVEIATSGKYTKVMIEKQLPAYITYFTMGVDIEGELRTFDDIYGRDAPVLASLDKPREANRSGESDDEVIVIENDPRGEA
- a CDS encoding DMT family transporter, which translates into the protein MSEPSPLSRLIPFAIAALGVGCLSTMDAFMKEAALATGTYTATILRSLIGAAIIAPFWLWQRTGWPKWATLKLHIERGIISAFMALTFFYALTKLPLAESIAISFIAPLIALYLARILLGEVIQPKAIFASLLGFAGTIVIISGKIGQDSFDNDAALGLASLLVSALLYSYNFIVIRRQSQVAGPVEIATFHSGVGGAVLLLGTPFFATPIASEAILPLVFAGVLTVCGAMAFAWAYARAEAQALVPIEYSGFLWASVLGWLFFREAVTIPTMAGTALIVTGCWLATRKGRARQPAPA
- the acnA gene encoding aconitate hydratase AcnA, with product MTATGKDTLSTRSTLDVNGKSYAYYSLAKAADQLGDVSKLPTSMKVLLENLLRFEDEGFTVGRDHIQAIVDWQNDPKTGNEIQYRPARVLLQDFTGVPCVVDLAAMRDAIKALGGDTQKINPQVPVDLVIDHSVMVDEFGHPKAMEANMALEYERNAERYDFLKWGSKSFKNFTAVPPGTGICHQVNLEYIGRGVWSSEDADGNMVAYPDTCVGTDSHTTMINGLGVLGWGVGGIEAEAAMLGQPISMLIPEVVGFKLTGKMAEGVTATDLVLTCVQMLREVGVVGRFVEFYGEGVANLTLADRATIANMAPEYGATCGFFGIDDKTIEYLRLTGRSEEEIALVEAYSKEQGMWFDPANEPVFTKTLELDVSSVVPSLAGPKRPQDRVILPEVDELFNGELKTVYNKAGAERTPVDGKDHDIGDGDVVIAAITSCTNTSNPDVLIAAGLVAKKANERGMKPKPWVKTSLAPGSQVVTDYLEKSGLQDDLNAIGFDLVGYGCTTCIGNSGPLAPPISAAINGNDIVAASVLSGNRNFEGRVSPDVRANFLASPPLVVAYALKGTVTEDITTTPIGQDQDGNDVMLADLWPTNAEVAEHRAANIDRSMFVNRYANVYDGDEHWQAITVEPSDTYQWRAGSTYVANPPYFEGMDMTPAPITDIVDAKPLAILGDSVTTDHISPAGAIKEDSPAGEYLKSNQVQKKDFNSYGSRRGNHDVMMRGTFANIRIRNEMVPGVEGGYTTYNGEQMPIYDAAMKHKADGTQLIVVGGKEYGTGSSRDWAAKGTILLGVRAVIVESFERIHRSNLVGMGVLPLQFEEGTTRETLELDSDCTFSIKGLADLTPGQTVEIEATRGDGTTFTFNALCRIDTANEMEYYRNGGILQYVLRKLAA